A genomic stretch from Helianthus annuus cultivar XRQ/B chromosome 1, HanXRQr2.0-SUNRISE, whole genome shotgun sequence includes:
- the LOC110944852 gene encoding pentatricopeptide repeat-containing protein At5g66520 encodes MRIRSILPHYPVNPIEQKLTFLIHDSKQLQHINHIHAYLLKTSLHSNNFIITKLLSKLSFNSFDNLRYAHHLFDEMPRPDTFLYNTMIRAHLNSHNYNECLSLFLQLCRQDHLFIDSFSLSLVVQACGRSGFVRSGQTVHTQVLKLGFGCDLFVQTGLTEMYVKFGWVEFARKVFDDMPQRDLVSYNVLLAEYVRIGELGLARKLFDEMSRRDLVSWNTMIHGYTSLGDVGMSNEAIRLFNEMRLAKIFPDNITIVSVLSACGDLGALGMGKMVHRYIERNRIEIDVKLGTSLVNMYAKCGDIDNALKVFNGLKDKDVFLWSAMITGLANHGYGDVALDHFHAMISEGVKPNNITFIGVLSACSHTGLVNDGWKYFNSMSDAYGLEPEVEHYGCMVDILCRAGRLDAARNVIKNIPFKPDARIWRTVLGACKIYKNVELAEEATSEIRSLEAHDDGNYVLLSNIYSQDKKWDKAVNIRRKMDEISIQKVVGNSSVEVDNAV; translated from the coding sequence ATGCGTATAAGATCAATACTTCCGCACTATCCAGTCAATCCAATTGAACAAAAACTCACATTCTTGATTCACGACTCAAAACAACTTCAACACATTAATCACATCCATGCATATCTCCTAAAAACATCACTACACTCCAACAACTTCATCATAACCAAGCTTCTTAGCAAACTCTCGTTCAATTCTTTCGACAATTTGCGTTATGCACACCACCTGTTCGACGAAATGCCAAGGCCTGACACGTTTCTTTATAACACCATGATCAGAGCTCACTTGAATTCACACAATTATAATGAGTGTCTGTCATTGTTTCTCCAATTGTGTCGCCAAGATCATCTTTTTATAGATAGTTTCAGCTTGTCCCTTGTTGTTCAAGCGTGTGGGCGGTCGGGTTTTGTTCGGAGTGGTCAAACGGTGCATACCCAGGTGCTGAAACTTGGGTTTGGTTGTGATTTGTTTGTCCAGACTGGTCTGACTGAAATGTATGTGAAATTCGGGTGGGTGGAGTTTGCACGCAAGGTGTTTGATGATATGCCTCAACGAGACTTGGTTTCGTATAATGTATTGTTGGCGGAGTATGTAAGGATTGGGGAATTGGGTTTAGCGCGAAaactgtttgatgaaatgtctcgAAGAGATTTGGTTTCGTGGAATACTATGATTCATGGTTATACGTCACTTGGCGATGTGGGCATGTCTAACGAGGCCATAAGGCTCTTTAATGAGATGCGGTTGGCTAAGATTTTTCCGGATAACATCACCATTGTCAGTGTGTTGTCCGCGTGTGGAGATTTAGGTGCTTTAGGTATGGGCAAGATGGTTCACAGGTACATAGAGAGAAACCGGATTGAAATAGACGTAAAGCTCGGGACCTCTTTGGTCAACATGTATGCAAAGTGTGGGGATATTGACAACGCATTAAAGGTTTTTAATGGGTTGAAAGACAAGGATGTGTTTTTATGGAGTGCGATGATAACGGGGCTGGCGAACCATGGATATGGTGATGTAGCGCTTGATCATTTCCACGCTATGATATCTGAAGGAGTTAAGCCCAATAACATTACTTTCATAGGTGTTTTGAGTGCGTGTAGTCACACTGGTTTAGTTAACGACGGGTGGAAATACTTCAACTCGATGAGTGATGCATATGGACTAGAACCAGAAGTCGAACATTATGGTTGCATGGTTGATATCCTGTGTCGAGCAGGACGTCTCGATGCAGCCCGAAATGTTATCAAAAACATTCCCTTTAAACCAGATGCAAGAATTTGGAGAACAGTTCTTGGCGCGTGTAAGATCTATAAAAATGTTGAATTGGCAGAAGAAGCTACTAGTGAAATACGTTCACTCGAAGCTCATGATGATGGAAATTATGTACTTTTATCGAACATATATTCCCAAGATAAGAAGTGGGACAAAGCTGTGAATATCAGGAGGAAGATGGATGAAATTAGTATCCAAAAGGTTGTTGGGAACAGTTCAGTTGAGGTTGATAATGCAGTTTAA